One stretch of Methanococcus voltae DNA includes these proteins:
- the glmM gene encoding phosphoglucosamine mutase yields MKLFGTSGIRMKNLSPEIAYNVGFAIAKNYKNVVIGRDSRTTGELIESAIITGLLNGGATVSKLGIVPTPVLGFASKNYDAGIMITASHNPPEYNGIKLFNSDGTAFLEEQEHLIESIIVNKEYERTNWSNIGKVADDKYSIIEYCKFIIDNLTQITKGHKKHNVLVDCSNAAACELSPYLFTEVGCKVISVNSHFDGRFVGRMPEPNEKNLTETMDMVKGLNSIPNKDYIAIAHDGDADRMIAIDEKGRITDFDKLLTAYSRFIVETTGTKTIITTIDASIALDEYVNANSKGKKVEIVRTKVGDVAVSNKIKELTKNGENIQFGGEPSGTWIHSGIHMTPDGILSGLRLLEMMEHFNKKLCDIMDEIPAYDNMREKIPCDDGCKSEAMKLVVKEGEAIFNCVPNTLDGARFDIADKDAWVLIRPSGTEPYIRIRVEAKDKKIAEELFNKSKELLDKIIK; encoded by the coding sequence TCAGGAATTAGAATGAAAAATTTAAGCCCCGAAATAGCATACAATGTGGGTTTCGCAATCGCAAAGAATTATAAAAATGTAGTGATCGGTAGAGACTCAAGAACGACTGGAGAGTTAATCGAAAGTGCCATCATAACCGGTCTTTTAAATGGCGGTGCTACAGTAAGTAAATTGGGTATTGTACCGACCCCAGTTCTTGGTTTTGCTTCAAAAAACTACGACGCAGGAATTATGATTACTGCATCACATAATCCGCCAGAATATAATGGTATAAAACTATTCAATAGCGATGGTACGGCATTTTTAGAGGAACAGGAGCACCTTATTGAATCCATAATTGTAAATAAGGAATATGAGCGAACTAATTGGAGTAACATCGGTAAAGTGGCAGATGACAAATATTCGATAATAGAATACTGTAAATTTATAATTGATAACTTGACCCAAATTACAAAAGGACACAAAAAACATAACGTTTTAGTAGATTGCAGTAACGCTGCAGCTTGCGAATTATCCCCTTATTTATTCACCGAAGTAGGTTGTAAGGTAATTTCCGTAAATTCTCACTTTGATGGTCGTTTTGTGGGTAGAATGCCTGAACCAAATGAAAAAAACCTAACAGAAACAATGGATATGGTAAAAGGATTAAATAGCATACCTAATAAGGATTACATTGCAATTGCACACGACGGTGATGCAGATAGAATGATCGCAATCGACGAAAAAGGTAGGATAACAGATTTTGATAAACTACTGACTGCATATTCTAGGTTTATAGTAGAAACTACGGGCACAAAAACTATTATAACCACAATAGACGCTTCAATTGCATTAGATGAGTATGTAAATGCTAATTCAAAAGGTAAAAAGGTAGAAATAGTACGTACAAAAGTTGGGGACGTTGCAGTATCCAATAAAATTAAGGAATTAACTAAAAACGGAGAAAATATCCAATTTGGTGGTGAACCTTCAGGAACTTGGATTCATAGCGGAATACATATGACTCCTGATGGTATACTCTCCGGTTTAAGACTTTTAGAAATGATGGAGCATTTTAATAAAAAATTATGTGATATAATGGATGAAATACCTGCTTATGACAATATGCGTGAGAAAATACCTTGCGATGACGGCTGTAAAAGTGAAGCAATGAAACTTGTTGTAAAAGAAGGTGAGGCAATATTCAACTGCGTTCCAAATACGCTTGACGGTGCAAGGTTCGATATTGCAGATAAGGACGCCTGGGTATTAATTAGACCGTCAGGTACTGAACCATACATTAGAATTAGGGTAGAAGCAAAGGATAAGAAAATTGCAGAAGAATTATTTAATAAATCAAAAGAATTGTTGGATAAAATAATAAAATAA